The DNA window CTGGGGCACTCCACACCACCCCTCCACCTCCCGAAACCAGTCTCACCTCTCAATGGCTTCCCAGATGCTCATCCCATCATCTCGGTAGTGGTAGTTGGGGATATTAGACATGCCACGGTGGCGGATATCATCGGGGAGGCACAGGGATGTGTAGGTCACCTGCTCCAGGCCTCGctgcaccaccagcagcagcccctcataggtcacccctgagccctGGGAGGAGGGCCACCCACAGGTGGGGAGGACAGGAGATGCCAGGCTTCAGTGtcccccagtgctcccagtataTCCCAGTACCCCGCACTGCTCCCAGGGTACAAGTCCTCAAAGTACACACCCAGTGCCCCTGGTACTCCCATATACCCCAATGCTCTCCAGTGTCCTCCACCCTATGTTCTCTAGTGTCTCCCAGGTCTCTCATGCTTTCCAGTGCCCCCTAGTGCCCCCAGTACACTTCAGTGCTCTCCACTAATTCCAGTACACTCAGTGTTTCCCATACATGCCAGTACTCCACATTGGTCCCAGTAGCACCCCAGTATGCCCCAGTGTTTTCAGTAAACCCCCAGGCTCTCAGGAGACCCCCATGCCCCCAACAGAATTCAGTACCTCCAGTCCCCCTGTAGACCCCAGCACCACCAAGACTCCAGTGCCCTCTAGTGTCCTCATGGACTCCAGTAgacccccagtgtccccagcacatGCCCGTGCTTCCAAATCAAATACCCCAGAGCATTCAGTGCCTGTCAGTGCTCTCAGCAGAGCCGAGTGCTCTTAGTCTCCAGGGCTCACCTTGTCAATGAGGCCACCCTGGTTGATAAGGACACTGCGGGCCAAGGTGTTGATGTGCAGTGTGAAGTGGAAGTGGGGCATGAGGAGCTGAGGGGAGAACAAACACCTTAGAGGTGACCAGGGTTCCATTCATGGAGCTGGGAGGGCTGTCAGGTGGGGAATAACTGCCCTCAGATCTGGAGGTGGGGAGCAACAGGTGGCCCCAAGGAGGGGCCTTACCTTGAAGAGGGGGTGACAGGTGGGCAGGTGGCGCAGGGTGGCAATGGCAAAGACTTCCCCAAACAGGTGGGTCCTCAGCAGGTGGGTGAGGAGCTGGTGGCTGTAGAAGTCGGCGTTGCGCACCCAAGTCTTGGCCAACAGCCAGTCCCACTCATCATCACTCGGCAGGAAGATGGGGCTGCAGGGTCCTGGCGTTTGGCTGAGCTGTGGGACACCACTCCATGGTCTAGGACTATTGCCACCCTCCTGATGGCAGGGTTTCGGGTGGGGCATCCCTACCTGGATAGCAATGGGGCGCAGGAGCCCATCGGTGCCCTGGTGAAGCAGGCAGATTGGGGCTGCTATGTACTGCTGGCGCCCATAAATGGTGTCGGGTGGGATGTCCTCCAGCACCTTGTAGTCCACAATGAAGATCCGACCTTCTTGCAGCTCCTTGTCCAGGTCCGTGCCATCTCCCAGTAAGCCATTGACCATCTCTGGTGTCACTGGGAATTTGAGCGGCAGTGTGGTGCAGCAATTGATGATGATGGGGTTGTTGCCATTGAGGAACTGGGAACCGAAGAAGTCATCTTCTTGCCAGTGCTTGGCCACATACTCAGGGACTAAGGGGATGATCAGACATCAGTACCCACTTATCCACCCTCCAGGCACATCTTGTGAAGCCCTAAGGGGGAAGGGCAGGGGACAACACACAAGGCACCCACCAATGTCCCTGCCCTGCGTCCGGGAAAAGATGGTGCGCATCTCATCAAAGCTGTTCCAGGAGCTGCGTCTCAGTAGGAACCCTGACAGAAAGTGGGAGGCCCCTCTACAGGGCAGAGGGGGACCTTAGCACATCTCTTGCCTTCTCTGGCCCTGCCATCCCCCAGGTCCTCCACAGCCTCAGGGCACTGCTTACTGTAAGATGAGGAAACCAGTGAAATTGGTAGCCCTGACGCGGGAGAATCGGATGTTGGAGTCCAGCTCAAGGACAGAGTCCACGTTGAGGCAACGGGGCCAGCCCTGGGCAAAGTTCTTCCACCTGAGTTGGGGGGAAAATAGGAGCAGACATCAGCATCACTGCTGACCAGCCCACCTGGCCAAAGTAGGCCTTGTCCCTGTGTCCCTACTGTCACCGGTAAGCCTCTTGCCGTTCTGCCAGCTCCTGACGACGATGTTCCTTGAGGATATGCAGCTTGTCGTCCACCAGTTTCTTCCCTAGAAAGAAGGCAGGTGTCAAAACTGGACCTCTGTCCATCAGAGGAGGATGGGGGCAGAGTGGTTCCTACCTGAGCCCTCCCGCACTTCCACGGTGGTGACCCCCTCTAGCCACTGGTAGCAGGGGAAGCGATACAGGGTGCCGTTAGGGGCTGTCACCCGGACGTCCTTGCAGTACCAGGCATCCTCCAGGAAGAGCCGCCACTTATGCAGGCGGATGAGGACAATGGGCCCCAAGTCCTTCCCACAGCGCACAGACAGGCTCttctcctggagaggaggaaaatggcTTCTGGGGGGATGGGCACATGCCCTGTAGTagcactggggacaccagcAGAGAAGGGGCTCAGAGCATCCTCACTTGCTTCCATTGCCTCCAGGATCCTTGTCCTCCACCATCCCCTCAAAGTCCTTTTCCTCCATCCTCCCAGAACATCATTCTTCCAATCCCCCCAGGACGACTACCCATCATCCTccccagatttttttcctgcaaatccTGGAGGAAATTCTTTCCTCCATGTCCCTCAGATCCCTTCCCACCATCCCCTTGTATCCCCAGGACAGTCCATGCAGCCGCTCACATCCCCTTGGGGCAGCTTGTGCCACCCCTCATGTCCCCAGAATAGCTCTACCACCCCTCATGTCCCCATCCCCCTCCTCACCTTCCCTGGCAGGAACAAGAAGGAGACGGTGGTCTGGCGGCTCTCGCCATAGCTGCCCACCAAGGTGATTGAGATGGAGTTGTTGGTCCCAGCTTCCGCCATGTCACCTGTTGCCACTGTCACCTTATAGACGGCCATGACAAGCTGCAGTGATGTTCTGGAGATGTCTTCAGAGAAGAGTGAAGGGCTGTGGGGTGCAAACCTGCTGTTTTGGGTGATTTGGCTGTTGCAACCCCCATGGCCATTGTGTAAGCGGGTGATGGGTCCTTCCTTCTCAGGGAGGTGTTATCAGATCACCGCTACTGGCCAGCATCTAGTACATCTGATCTCAACTGATATGACCATGGAGATATTACCCAAGCGATGGCCCTGGGGGTGGCTATGGGGACATTACCCAATAAATGGTCCTGGTGGTAGCTGTGAGGACATTACCCAAGAGATGGCCCTAGGGGTGGCTATGGGGACATTACCCAATAAATGGTCCTGGTGGTAGCTGTGAGGACATTACCCAAGAGATGGCCCTGGGAGTGGCTGTGGGGACATTACCCAAGTGATGGCCCTAGTGGTGGCTGCGGGCACATTACCCAAGAAACGGTCTTGGAGATGGTTCTGGGGACATGACCCAAGCAATGCCCTGGGGGTGGCTGTGAACCAAGGATGGGTGTTCAGCCCGAGCCAGCAGCTTCACTTGGCTTCACCCAAGGTCTCCTCCATCACAAACATCCCCAGCTGCCATTGGTGGGCAGGAAAGAGTGGTGCCAATGGCAGGCCCGGAGGTGGCTCTGGGGGTGGGGCTGGGGCCATGGGCGGGGCCACAGCAGAACAGCGTGATGGCTCCACTGCTGGGTCTGGAGGTGCTCCTTGATGGGGCAGGGGGTTAGCGGGACCCCCAGCACTGGGACATCCCTGTTCTGGGAACAGGAACCTCAGAACTGCCGTTGCCCGAAACCATGACCGTCCTGACCCCACATTCCCGTGTGCCAAGACCCACCCCTGCACCCCATTCCCTGGCCGTGGCACCACCCTTCATCCTGTTTCCCAGCCATCCCACCTCTCCCAGCCCCCaacctctccctttcccttgaACCTGGTGTCCCGTGCCCATTCCTTCTTCTCCCAATCCCCAAACCCTCCTTTCCTCAacactggggacaccctgaACCCTCCTCGCAGATCTCGCCTCTTACCACCCTTATCCCTGCCTTTCCTTACCATGGGACTCCCCTGAACTGCACTTCCCAGCACCAGGAACCTTGAACTGCAGTTCAAGAGAACCAGAACTGCCTGATCCACCATTCCTGCAGAGAACAACACTGAACCCCCTTTCCCAGACATCCCGTCTCTCCAGCCTCCAGACCctatttttcttcatcctgGGACCCCCTGCACCCcaattcctgcctttccccttCCTTAACACTGGAGAGCTGCTTAGCACCCCTCTGCAGCTATCTTGGCTCTCCCTAACCCATTACTCACCTTTGCTTGAGAGTGGGGACCCATTGAACCTCTCACCCTATCTCTCCCAATCCCTGTAAACCCTATTTCCTTGACCTTGTGACTGCTCTGAATCCTCATTCCTGTGCACTGGGACCCATTCTGCATCCCCAACCCTAGTACTGACACCCTCTGTGCCAGCTTCTCCACACTGAGACCCACTGAACCGCTTTATATGGCACTGGGACCCCTTAGTCTGCACTGCTTATCCTCCACTAATACCTCCCTGCACTCCCTTTCTTGGCCATCCCATTGTCAGTAGTCTGCAgccttccccttttccttgaCTTTGGGACCTGGATCCTCATTCCCTCCTTTCTTACCCTCCAGACCCCCTGTTCTTTCGCACTGAAGACCTCCAAGTTACTCATTCCTGGCTATTCTGGGTCTCCCTGTTTTCTTGAAACTGGGGAGCACTGGACACCCTTTGCTGGGCACACAAACCCCCTGGAATCCCCTCTGCAAGACTCTGCACCCCTTGAAGCCATCTTCCCTAGCAGCATGTACACTGTGCACCCCCTTATCCCGCACCAATCCCCCCTTGCACCCTCTTTCCCAACCATTCAAtctctccccaccctcagcTTCCCCTTTTCTTGGCTCTGGGACCTCCAGACCTCCTAAATCTCCGTGTTCCCCCCAGTTCGGCACTCCCTGCATTTCCTGGAGGCTGGGAATATGGAATGTGGGAagtgggaatttgggaaaggaATTCAGAACTGCAGAGCACTGGCATGGGgtttctcttccccctcctcacCATCGACCCAGAACCTGGCTGGAATCTCAAGGTGGTGTTCGTCACTGtgtctgtcactgctgccagcatCATCCTCATCAGATTTGGTGTCCCAGTAACACCCTGAGTCAGGTCGGGAAGGCAGCATAGATCCACCTGCCAGCATTCTGAGGATCCCTCACCATAGGTGCTGGTCCCACTCTATGTTTTCTATCCTTGTTCAAGCCCCACAAACTTCCAGTTCAGCCCCacacatcccatccctgccccataGATCCTCATGACAGCCCCATGGATCCTGTGTAAATAGGGCGAGGCAAAGCAGACATAGGCTAAACCAAACAAAGTAAGGGTAGGCTAGGAACACTAGGCACTAGGTACTGAAGGTAAGACAAGTGACTAAGGGTGCCTTTCCTCGGGAAGCAAAGGACATCATGCCACTGTTGGTGGAGCAGATATTAATGGTACATAGGAAAGTATAGTCCAGCAAGACATTTCTGTCTTGGCCTGTTCTGTGTAGGAGCAATTGTTGGATGTATTCAACACTTTTGCTTGGTAAGAT is part of the Parus major isolate Abel unplaced genomic scaffold, Parus_major1.1 Scaffold386, whole genome shotgun sequence genome and encodes:
- the LOC107198965 gene encoding hydroperoxide isomerase ALOXE3-like, whose product is MAVYKVTVATGDMAEAGTNNSISITLVGSYGESRQTTVSFLFLPGKEKSLSVRCGKDLGPIVLIRLHKWRLFLEDAWYCKDVRVTAPNGTLYRFPCYQWLEGVTTVEVREGSGKKLVDDKLHILKEHRRQELAERQEAYRWKNFAQGWPRCLNVDSVLELDSNIRFSRVRATNFTGFLILQGASHFLSGFLLRRSSWNSFDEMRTIFSRTQGRDIVPEYVAKHWQEDDFFGSQFLNGNNPIIINCCTTLPLKFPVTPEMVNGLLGDGTDLDKELQEGRIFIVDYKVLEDIPPDTIYGRQQYIAAPICLLHQGTDGLLRPIAIQLSQTPGPCSPIFLPSDDEWDWLLAKTWVRNADFYSHQLLTHLLRTHLFGEVFAIATLRHLPTCHPLFKLLMPHFHFTLHINTLARSVLINQGGLIDKGSGVTYEGLLLVVQRGLEQVTYTSLCLPDDIRHRGMSNIPNYHYRDDGMSIWEAIESFVTGIVTFYYGEDAAVSEDTELQAWVMDIFNNGFLGRTSSGVPSSLQTVAELIKFLTMVMFTCSAQHAAVNNGQYDLGAFIPNAPSSMRHPPPCEKGRAFLQHFLDTIPEVATTANILVALILLSSQLKDRRILGQYPEEWFTEAKPRQLIQAFQGRLEEIRDRIEERNRLAVLRYNYLNPLETENSISI